The following is a genomic window from Aeromonas sp. FDAARGOS 1405.
GCGGGCCGGGCGCTTGAGTGCCATGACACCCAGACCGATATAGAGCACCAGTGCCATCAGCTTGGCCATCAGCCAGGGTTGTTGACCCGGGCTCAACTGCAAGGCCACCGCCAGCAACACACCAAACAGCAGCAGGAAGGTGTCGTTGATATGAGGCAGGATCTTCAGCCACTTCTGCTGCAACCGATCGCTGCCGGCCAGCGCCAGACTCCAGCGATAGATAAAGAGCAGCAGACTGACCAGCGCCAGCGTCATATGCAGGTGTTTGAACATGGGATAATAGGCAATCATTTTGCTTCCTTGTCGTCGTCGGGTAGCCCGCTATTCCAGTTGTGGGCATGGATACGCTCCTGCCCCTCCTCGTCGTCTTGCAACAGATCGGAGAGGATCTCCCGGTATTGCAGGCTCTTGTTGATATAAGTGTGTTCGTCGTCCAGATAGTTGACCTGCTCGCGCAACAGCCAGTTATCGTGCTGCTTGAAGGTCTGCCCCGCCCGCCAGGCCTGGTTGGCCCGAAAACCGAGCTGGGTCAGGGCTTCCACCCCCAGATCGACCGCCGAACCCAGGGTTTCCCGGTGCACGCTCTCGACCCCGTGGCGCAGGATCTCGTGGGCATGGGGTCGATCCAGCGCTCGCGCCAGGATCTTCAGGTGCGGGAAGTGCTTCTGCACCATCTCGATCACCGCCAGCGAGGTAGCCGGATCGTTGATGGAGAGCACCAGCAGCTTCGCCTTGTGCGCCCCTGCGGCATGGAGCAGATCGATCCGGCTGGCATCGCCATAGAAGACCTGATAGCCATACTTGCGCAGGGTCTCTATCTGGCTGGCATCCTGCTCGAGGATGGTGGTGCCGATGCCGTGACCATGCAGCAGACGCCCCACGATCTGACCGAAGCGGCCGAAGCCCGCGATGATCACCGGAT
Proteins encoded in this region:
- a CDS encoding SirB2 family protein is translated as MIAYYPMFKHLHMTLALVSLLLFIYRWSLALAGSDRLQQKWLKILPHINDTFLLLFGVLLAVALQLSPGQQPWLMAKLMALVLYIGLGVMALKRPARGQKLVAGVAALAVFGYMVGAAITKSAWSWLM